The Deinococcus malanensis nucleotide sequence AGGTGGTGCCGTCCGAACGCGTCAGCATGACCTCCGTGACCCGTTTGTCCAGGGACTCGAAAATGCGTTTGAGCAGCGCCGTGAAGTGACCCCGGTATTCCGACGCCAGATGGGTGCCGAACTGCCGCCCGGTCAGGCGCGAAGGCTGCACGCTCAGCATGCCGCTGATAGCCTGGTTCGCTTCCTGGACCAGGCCCATGCGGTCCACGGTGAGATACCCGATCGGCGCGAAATCAAACAGTTCCAGGTACCTGCGGTGGGCTTCTTCCGTCTCCTGCAGGGCGCGCCGCAGTTCCTCGTTCTGGTGCTCAAGTTCCACCTGATGCACCTGTAATTCGTGCAGCAGCAGCGCCGGGTCCTGCACGGCGGTCTGCACCGTGCGTGGGGAATCGCGCAGCTTCTGTTCTGCCTGTTCGCGCGCTTTCGATCTGGAAGCTGTTGAATTGGAAGGGGCCTTCTCGCTCATGTGTCGTTCAATGCTCCAGTGGCGACAGGCCGCACCAATGTCTATTCACCTGGGGATGAGGCCAGCAACCGAAGAAGCTAGCGTGCAGCGTGCGGATATACCAGCCACTATGCGGATATACCAGCCACTATGCGGATATACCAGCCACTATGCGGATATACCAGCCACTATGCGGATATACCAGCCACTATGCGGATATACCAGCCACTATAGCGCCGCGCCGTTACCAGGACTGAAACGACGGTCCTGAAAGAAGGTGCCAGAAAGAAAGCGCTGCGCAACGGCGCCGCCCGAGCCAACGGCCAGCTCCCCTAGACCGGCGCCCCGGACCGTCCTGATGCACACATGGCCAGGGCCCCGGGTCATAGACTGCGGTGCTGTGCGCTGCGGCCCTCTGCCGGACTGCCAGCGCCGCGGAGTGCCGACTGCCATATGCTGAGCGGTCTCTGCCCTGGAGCCCACCTATGACCGAAGACGCCCGGACCACCACCGACTTTCCCAGTGTGCCGGCCGAGACAGCCTTCAAAACGCCGACGGCCATTGTCGGGATCGGCGGCTCGGCTGGCGCGCTCGACGGTTACGAGCGGATGTTTACGGCCCTGCCCACCGGCAGTGGAATGGCCTTTGTGGTGGTGCCACACCTGGACCCCCAGACCAGCAGCCTGATGCCGGAACTGCTCTCCCGCTGCACTTCCCTGCCTGTCGTGGAGATCACCGACGGCCTGGAAGCCGCCGCCGAACACGTCTATGTCGCCCCGCCCGCACACACCGTGACCCTGCTGCGCGGCACGCTGCAACTGACCCCCGATCCGCAGCCGCACCTGCCGATCGATACCTTTTTTGCCAGCCTCGCCGCCGATCAGGGCGAGCGCGCCGTGGCCGTGGTGCTGTCCGGCATGGGCATTGATGGCAGCCGTGGTGTGCAGGCCATCAAGCAGAACCTGGGGCTGGTGTATGTGCAGGACCCGGCCACCGCGCAGTACGCCAGCATGCCGCAAAGTGCCGTGGCCACCGGCACCGCCGATCACGTGCTGCCCGCCGAGGAACTGGCCGCCGAACTGTTTGCCCAGGTGACCCGCACCCAGGCCCTGCGCTACCCGGAGGCCTTTACCGGTGACGGCCGCGCTTCGGCCGCGCTGCAGAAGGTGCTGGGTCAGGTCCGTGCCCGCACGTCGCACGACTTTTCCCAGTACAAGCTCAATACCCTGGTGCGCCGCATCGACCGGCGCATGAAAAGTCAGCAGATTTCCGACCTGGAAGCCTACGCCCGCATCCTGAAGGACAATCCCGACGAGGTCGAGGCGCTGTTCCGGGACTTCCTGATCAACGTGACCAGCTTTTTCCGTGACCCCCAGGCCTTCGAGGCCGTGGCGGCCCACCTGCGCACCTACGTCCGTGAGCACGCCGGCTCGGGCAGCTTCCGGGTCTGGGTGGCAGGCTGTTCGACCGGCGAGGAAGCCTACTCGCTGGCCATGCTGCTGCGCGAAGTGCTGGACGAAGCCGAGGATCTGCCGGCCATCCAGGTGCAGGTGTTTGCCACCGACCTCGATCAGGACGCCGTGGACACGGCGCGTCTGGGCCTGTATACCTCTCAGGCCATGGCGGGGGTCTCGCCAGAGCGGCTGGGACGTTTTTTCAACCCCCGTGACGGCGGCTATCAGGTCAAGAGCGAGCTGCGCGAGATGATCGTGTTTGCCCGGCACAACGTTTTCCGGGACGCGCCGTTTACGCGCCTGGATCTGGTGTCGTGCCGCAACATGCTGATCTATTTCAGCCCCGAACTGCAAAAGGAGGTGCTGCCGCTGTTTCACTTTGCGCTGAAACCCGGCGGCCTGCTGTTTCTGGGGCCCTCCGAGACGCTGGGCCCCAACCGGGAACTGTTCGGCACCCTGGACAACCGCTGGAAGCTCTACCGCCGCGAGGGCTTCCGGCCCATCGGAGCGCTGGCACTGGCCAACGTGAGCCAGTCGCCGTTGCCTTTCGAGTCTTACCGGCCCACCCCGGAGCGTCCGGTCACCTTTCCCGCCTCCCGCACGCGCGAGATCGGGGTGTCCAGCAGCGTACAGGCCCTGCTGCTGGCCGAATGGACGCCACCCGCCGTCGCGGTGGACGCCCAGGGCAACGTGGCCTATGTCAGTGGCCGCACCGGGGCGTACCTGGAACTGCCGCACGGCGCCCCCAACAACAACGTGATTGACATGGCGCTTCCCGAGCTGCGCTACGAACTGAGCCTTGCCCTGCGCGAGGCGGTGACCAGAGAGCAGGAAGTCCGCTCGCCCGCCCTGGGTGTCACCGTTCACGGGGTCCCGCATCACGTGGAACTGGTGGTCAGCCCCATCCGTCATCCGGGTCTGGCCCACAACCTGTTTCTGATCGTCTTTCTGGACCGTGGACCGGCGCCGCGGCACGGTCCGGTCAGCGCCTCCCCCGAGAACGGCAACCGGGCGTCCCAGCTGGAACGCGAACTCCAGCGCACCCGGGAATACCTGCAGGCCACCATCGAGGAAACGGAAGTGGCGCTCGAGGAACGCAAGAGCACCAACGAGGAGCTCCAGACCGCCAACGAGGAGCTTCAGAGCAGCATCGAGGAACTGATGACCTCCAAGGAGGAACTGCAGTCCCTCAACGAGGAGCTCAGCACCATCAACGCCGAGCACCACGTGATCATCACCGACCTTCAGCAGGCCAACGACGACATGAAGAACCTGCTGGACTCGGTGGGCATTGCCACGGTCTTCCTGGACAACAACCTGCGGGTCAAGCGGTTTACGCCCCGCATTACCGAGGTGATCAGCCTGATGTCGGTGGACCTGGGCCGTCCGATCACCGACATCGCCTCGAACCTGCGCTACGACATTCTGGCCGAGGACATCCAGCGCGTGATCCAGACCCTGGTTCCCCATGAAGCCGAGGTCCAGGCCAAGGATGGCCGCTGGTTCCTGATGCGGATCTCGCCCTACCGCACCTTCGAAAACACCATTGACGGCGCCGTGGTGGTCTTTACCAATATCGATACCGTCAGGCTGCTCCACGATCAGCTGCGCGAGGCCCGGCACTACAACGAAGCCGTGCTTAACAGCCTGGGTGACCCGGTGATGGTGCTGGATCACAACCTGCGGGTGCTGTCGCACAACCAGGCCCTGCTGGACATGCTGCATATGGACCCGGAGCAGGCGCAGGAGGTGCGGCTCTTTGACCTGGGCAGCGGGCAGTTTGACAACCCCGTGCTGACTGCCCAGCTGCGCGCCATGTCCCTGGGCGAAGACGAGGTGCGCGACTTCATGATGACCATGGACCTTCCCGGGCAGGGCCGGCGGATCGTCAAGCTCAACGCCCGTCTGATCAGCACCCACGATGACCGGTCCGAACTGCTGCTGTGGGGCGAGGACGTCACGCCCATGCTTCAGCACCTGGCCCAGGAAGGCTCAGGGGCCATCCACGACGAGGAGACAGGTGAAGTGGGTACCGGATCAGACACTCCTGACCGCAGCTGACCCGCCAGCGGCCCAGACCAGTGGTACAGACCAGCGGCACAGAAGCCGCGCCCCGTCAGCCGGCACGCCGAGCACACCACACCAGCCGCCAGGAAGACCCGGAACAGAGAACCGGAGGAAGCCCACGCAGGCTTCCTCCGATGTTTAGGGTGCGGGTGACTGGCCTCGAACCAGTCCAGGGGCCGTCTTCTGCCCCGCTCGTACGTCCGTTTTTTAGAAGGTGGACGTCTCCCTTCCCTTTTTCGGATTTCAAGTATGAACCCAGGGCCGGCACCGCAGATGGAACAAAGGTCTGGGGCAATTAAGCTGGTTTCGGTATGCTGTGAGCTAAACCTTAAGAATTGCTGAACATGGGGCCGTTATGGACGCGGTGGGATGGGGACTGCCCCAGGACAGTGGCCTGGGCTGGGGCCCTGCGGCAGTCCAGGGAGACTCAGAACCAGCGGCGCCGGCTGGGCTTGCCACCCAGCTTGCGCTGGGCCTGCCCCAGCAGAAAGTCCACGGCCTTGTCGCGCTTGCGGGCCTTGACGTATTTGCCGGTCTTGCGCTGCTGCTGGCGGATCAGGCTCAGCACTTCCAGGGCCACCGGGGCCAGCACCATGAACTTGCTGAGTTTGCTGCTGCCTTTGCCGAAACGGGAGCTTTTCATGCTGCCTATTACGCGGGATTGGCCCGCATGGTTGCTGAGGGTATCCTCAGGGGCATTCACAGTCCGCCGCTGCGCGCTACCCTGAGACATGACCACAACCCAGGACCGAATTTCGGAACTTAGCGAGCAGCTGCTCAAGTGGCGCCGGCACCTGCACATGAACCCTGAGGTGGGCTTTCAGGAGCATAAAACGGCCGCGTTTATCGAGGCAGAACTGAAAAGCATGCCGGGCCTGACCGTGACCCGCCCTACCGAGACCAGCGTGCTGGCGGTGCTGCGCGGCGGTCAGCCGGGGCGCACCCTGCTGCTGCGGGCCGATATCGACGCGCTGCCCATTCACGAGGAAAACCAGTTCGAGTTCGCCTCGCAGACCCCCGGGGTCATGCACGCCTGCGGCCATGACGGCCACACCGCGATCCTGCTGGGCGTGGCGCGGCTGCTCTCGGCACACCCCGAGGAGGTACCCGGCGAGATCCGCATGATCTTCCAGCACGCCGAGGAAATCGGCCCAGGCGGCGCCGAGGAACTGGCCATGCAGACCGAGCTGATGACCGGCGTGGACGTCGTGACCGGCCTGCACCTGAACAGCCAGCTGCCCGCCGGCATGGTCGCCGTCAAGCCCGGGGCCTTCATGGCCGCGCCCGACATGATCGAACTGACCATCAAGGGCCGGGGCGGCCACGGCGCCCATCCGGAAGAAACCGTGGACCCCATCGCGGTGGGCGCGCAGGTGGTGGCCAACCTGCAGCACGTGGTCAGCCGGCAGGTGGCAGCCCTGGACGCCCTGGTGGTCAGCATCACCTCGTTCCACAGCGGCACCACCCACAACGTCATTCCCGACACCGCCGAGATGATGGGCACGGTCCGCACCTTCGATCCGGCGCTGCGCCAGAAGGCCCCGCAACTGATCGAACGGATCATCAAGGGCGTGTGTGAGGCCCACGGGGCGACCTACGACCTGCGCTACCAGTTCGGCTACCGTCCGGTGATCAACACCGACTGGGTGGCCGAGCAGCTGCGCGAAATTGCCCTGGAAACCGTGGGACCCGAGCACTACCAGGACGCCAGGCCCACCATGGGCGGCGAGGACTTCAGCGCCTACCTGGAAAAAGCGCCGGGGGCCTATTTCAACGTCGGTGCCGGCAGCGACGAGGCCGACAGCCACTGGCCGCACCACCACCCACGCTTCACCATCGACGAGCGCAGCCTGGAAACCGGCGTGCGTATGCTGCACGCCGCTGCCCTGCGGCTGACGCTGCCGAACACCTGACCCCGTGTTCTTCGTTCAGGGCATCCTGCACCGTTTATCGGCCGCGCAGGGTGCCCTGAACCGCGCTCATGAACTCGGCGCGGGTGCGCGGGTCGCTGCGGAACAGGCCCCGCATGGCACTGGTGGTGGTGGAAGAATTCTGCTTCTGCACGCCGCGCATGGCCATGCACAGGTGCACACCTTCCATCAGGACCGCCACGCCTTTGGGGGCCAGCAGGTCCTGCACGGCGTCCGCCACCTGGGTGGTGATCCGTTCCTGCACCTGCAGCCGGCGTGAGTACAGGTCCACGATGCGCGCAAACTTGCTGAGGCCCAGAATCCTGCCGTCCGGAATGTAGGCCACGTGGGCGCGGCCGAAGAACGGCAGCATGTGGTGCTCGCACATGGAGTAGAACTCGATGTCCTTGACGATCACCATCTCGCTGCCCTCGGCGGCGAACACGGCGTCGCCCACAGCGTCGTCCAGTGTCAGGCGGTAGCCGTCGGTCAGGAAGTTCCAGGCCTTGGCCACGCGGTGCGGCGTCTTGAGCAGGCCCTCGCGCTCCGGGTCCTCCCCGACAGCGCTCAGCCACTGGGCGGTCAGCTCGCTCAGGCCGGGCAGTTCCTGTTTCTCCTGCTGGACGTGGTGGTGTTCGGTATCAAATTGGGTCAAAACGGGGCCTTCCTTTCTGAAACCAGTATCGGGGAAACGCGGCGGCGCAAGAGTGGGGGTGGAGACAGGCGCCTGTCTCCACCCCCTTTGCTGAGTTATGCCGTGGCGGGCTGCTAAGCCTCAGGTCCAGCTGACCGAGCCGTAGGTCTGCTCGCGGGCGGGGCCGGCACTGAAAATGACGACCGGGCAGCCCACGGTTTCCTCGATCAGATCCAGGTAGGCCTGGGCCTCGCGCGCCAGGGTGGCGCGGCTGTCGGCACCGTCGGTGGTGGCCCAGCCTTTCATGTGCTTATAGACCGGCTGGCCATCCGCGTCATAGCCCACGCACACGGGGATGCTGTCCATGCCGCTCAGAATGTCCATCTTGTTGATGACCAGCCCGTCGAGGCCGTTGACCTCCACGGCGTATTTCAGCAGGTGCAGGTCCAGCCAGCCAACCCGGCGGGCGCGGCCCGTCGTGGTCCCGAACTCGTCCCATGGCTTGGAGCCGTCGCCGCGCAGGCGCAGAATTTCCTCATCCCCGGTGACCTCGGTCACGAAAGGGCCGTGGCCCACGCGGGTGTTGAAGGCCTTGGCCACGCCGTAGACCTTGTGAATCGCCTTGTGGTTCACGCCTGCGCCGACCAGAATGCCGCCCACCGTGGGGTGGCTGCTGGTCACGAAAGGGTAGGTGCCGTAGTTCAGGTCCAGCAGGGTGGCCTGGGCGCCCTCGAACAGCACGTTGCGGCCCTCGGTGATGGCCGCG carries:
- the folE gene encoding GTP cyclohydrolase I FolE, translated to MTQFDTEHHHVQQEKQELPGLSELTAQWLSAVGEDPEREGLLKTPHRVAKAWNFLTDGYRLTLDDAVGDAVFAAEGSEMVIVKDIEFYSMCEHHMLPFFGRAHVAYIPDGRILGLSKFARIVDLYSRRLQVQERITTQVADAVQDLLAPKGVAVLMEGVHLCMAMRGVQKQNSSTTTSAMRGLFRSDPRTRAEFMSAVQGTLRGR
- a CDS encoding CheR family methyltransferase — its product is MTEDARTTTDFPSVPAETAFKTPTAIVGIGGSAGALDGYERMFTALPTGSGMAFVVVPHLDPQTSSLMPELLSRCTSLPVVEITDGLEAAAEHVYVAPPAHTVTLLRGTLQLTPDPQPHLPIDTFFASLAADQGERAVAVVLSGMGIDGSRGVQAIKQNLGLVYVQDPATAQYASMPQSAVATGTADHVLPAEELAAELFAQVTRTQALRYPEAFTGDGRASAALQKVLGQVRARTSHDFSQYKLNTLVRRIDRRMKSQQISDLEAYARILKDNPDEVEALFRDFLINVTSFFRDPQAFEAVAAHLRTYVREHAGSGSFRVWVAGCSTGEEAYSLAMLLREVLDEAEDLPAIQVQVFATDLDQDAVDTARLGLYTSQAMAGVSPERLGRFFNPRDGGYQVKSELREMIVFARHNVFRDAPFTRLDLVSCRNMLIYFSPELQKEVLPLFHFALKPGGLLFLGPSETLGPNRELFGTLDNRWKLYRREGFRPIGALALANVSQSPLPFESYRPTPERPVTFPASRTREIGVSSSVQALLLAEWTPPAVAVDAQGNVAYVSGRTGAYLELPHGAPNNNVIDMALPELRYELSLALREAVTREQEVRSPALGVTVHGVPHHVELVVSPIRHPGLAHNLFLIVFLDRGPAPRHGPVSASPENGNRASQLERELQRTREYLQATIEETEVALEERKSTNEELQTANEELQSSIEELMTSKEELQSLNEELSTINAEHHVIITDLQQANDDMKNLLDSVGIATVFLDNNLRVKRFTPRITEVISLMSVDLGRPITDIASNLRYDILAEDIQRVIQTLVPHEAEVQAKDGRWFLMRISPYRTFENTIDGAVVVFTNIDTVRLLHDQLREARHYNEAVLNSLGDPVMVLDHNLRVLSHNQALLDMLHMDPEQAQEVRLFDLGSGQFDNPVLTAQLRAMSLGEDEVRDFMMTMDLPGQGRRIVKLNARLISTHDDRSELLLWGEDVTPMLQHLAQEGSGAIHDEETGEVGTGSDTPDRS
- a CDS encoding adenylosuccinate synthase → MPGIAIVGAQWGDEGKGKITDFLAPEAEFVVRYQGGANAGHTVTAKGQTFKLNLLPSGVLHEGTVSVLGDGMVIDADKFMEERRNLLEGGLNPELRISDRAHLVLPHHKYVDGRKDFVGTTGRGIGPAYADRARRVGVRFGDLADDAVLRERLERLLEAKPNSTRDAGWTSVDVAMDALAPTREALLPFVQDTGSQLRAAITEGRNVLFEGAQATLLDLNYGTYPFVTSSHPTVGGILVGAGVNHKAIHKVYGVAKAFNTRVGHGPFVTEVTGDEEILRLRGDGSKPWDEFGTTTGRARRVGWLDLHLLKYAVEVNGLDGLVINKMDILSGMDSIPVCVGYDADGQPVYKHMKGWATTDGADSRATLAREAQAYLDLIEETVGCPVVIFSAGPAREQTYGSVSWT
- a CDS encoding M20 family metallopeptidase; translation: MTTTQDRISELSEQLLKWRRHLHMNPEVGFQEHKTAAFIEAELKSMPGLTVTRPTETSVLAVLRGGQPGRTLLLRADIDALPIHEENQFEFASQTPGVMHACGHDGHTAILLGVARLLSAHPEEVPGEIRMIFQHAEEIGPGGAEELAMQTELMTGVDVVTGLHLNSQLPAGMVAVKPGAFMAAPDMIELTIKGRGGHGAHPEETVDPIAVGAQVVANLQHVVSRQVAALDALVVSITSFHSGTTHNVIPDTAEMMGTVRTFDPALRQKAPQLIERIIKGVCEAHGATYDLRYQFGYRPVINTDWVAEQLREIALETVGPEHYQDARPTMGGEDFSAYLEKAPGAYFNVGAGSDEADSHWPHHHPRFTIDERSLETGVRMLHAAALRLTLPNT